A genome region from Leptonema illini DSM 21528 includes the following:
- a CDS encoding helix-turn-helix domain-containing protein has translation MSDLIDSFFHGVDAERTGGFSLLPEGSLCHFFTLDQGVFRPLFSRGFFTDYRYEFLEKEPELWTPLFENGYIQIPSEHASRPGCGLWLFLDSVERPSVVMLLELPPGFAPSEDFLRLLVVPDLRQLRRDLDSLPLWLGRMLPGILRSSSPLLIVSEEGSGRQQVLSFIEKYRFGGSTAHFRPGRIAEEVQLREFFGDAVGERLRSSQATPVIERSGTIIIEEVANLAPAMQLRILSAISGDGRFWLFDTSRNLDAMIAAGQFDPALGQRISQNRIVLPPLRQQRELLALEAQRYLDRLVTANRRHIQISEASLKAIASYDWPGNLQEFYETIEAAYFLTRTEWIEPSDLHFGLWYRSEEDALNLRRRTEELERKLLLQAHAIHGGNQVHMARALGISRGSLQYRWSRLGLQEEAR, from the coding sequence ATGTCGGATTTGATCGATTCCTTTTTCCACGGAGTGGACGCAGAACGAACCGGGGGATTCTCTCTATTGCCGGAGGGCTCTCTCTGTCATTTTTTCACTCTCGATCAAGGTGTGTTTCGCCCGCTCTTCAGTCGCGGGTTCTTTACGGATTACCGTTACGAATTCCTCGAAAAAGAGCCGGAGCTCTGGACCCCTCTCTTTGAAAACGGGTATATCCAGATTCCTTCAGAACACGCCTCCAGGCCGGGCTGCGGACTGTGGCTCTTCCTCGACAGTGTTGAGCGGCCCTCCGTAGTGATGCTCCTGGAGCTGCCGCCGGGCTTCGCCCCCTCTGAGGATTTTTTGCGTCTGCTTGTCGTCCCCGATCTGCGTCAGCTTAGGCGAGATCTGGATAGTCTGCCTCTCTGGCTTGGTCGCATGTTGCCCGGCATTCTCCGCAGTTCGTCTCCGCTGCTAATCGTGTCAGAGGAAGGCAGTGGGCGGCAGCAGGTCCTTTCGTTTATCGAGAAGTATCGCTTTGGCGGCTCGACCGCTCACTTCCGTCCCGGCCGCATCGCCGAGGAGGTCCAGCTGCGAGAGTTTTTCGGCGATGCCGTTGGGGAAAGATTGCGGTCGAGCCAGGCTACACCGGTCATTGAGCGCAGTGGAACCATTATTATTGAAGAAGTTGCCAATCTTGCTCCGGCTATGCAGCTGCGCATTCTTTCTGCCATTTCGGGAGATGGTCGCTTCTGGCTCTTTGATACTTCGCGAAACCTTGATGCCATGATAGCGGCCGGACAGTTTGACCCGGCTCTCGGCCAGCGAATCAGTCAGAACAGGATTGTTTTGCCGCCCTTGCGACAGCAACGTGAACTTCTCGCTCTTGAAGCGCAACGATATCTGGATCGACTTGTTACTGCTAACAGGCGGCATATCCAGATATCGGAGGCTTCGCTGAAAGCCATTGCCAGCTACGACTGGCCTGGGAACCTCCAGGAGTTTTATGAAACAATTGAGGCCGCATATTTTCTTACGAGAACGGAATGGATTGAACCGTCCGATCTGCATTTCGGGCTATGGTACCGTAGCGAGGAAGACGCTTTGAATCTGCGACGGCGAACAGAGGAGCTCGAAAGGAAACTGCTGTTGCAGGCACATGCCATCCATGGCGGGAATCAGGTTCACATGGCGCGGGCGCTTGGTATCTCAAGAGGCTCGCTCCAGTATCGCTGGAGCCGCCTTGGTTTACAGGAGGAGGCGCGGTGA
- a CDS encoding ParA family protein — protein sequence MKKRYCIAITNQKGGEGKTTTAINLSCALAGMGHKTLLADLDPQANSSGIFANPDRLELSLYNVFSGTSTLKEIIVGTEVENLDLAPSKITLAEIESAGVNVDAPYVIRDAFQSVPEYDFIIMDCPPSLSIFTINALVAATHVVIPAQAEKFSIDGMTGLRNTINSIKRRINPDLAIAGALLTQLKPNTVLSKTIMPVISDFFPVFKTSISEGVAIGESHLARKNIFMYAPESRQAKEYLTFTEELIGELEA from the coding sequence GTGAAAAAGAGATACTGCATTGCCATCACCAACCAGAAAGGCGGGGAAGGGAAAACCACGACCGCCATCAACCTTTCCTGTGCCCTGGCCGGAATGGGACACAAGACCCTGCTCGCCGACCTTGACCCACAGGCCAACTCGAGCGGCATCTTCGCCAACCCGGACCGACTGGAGCTGAGCCTTTATAATGTTTTCAGCGGAACAAGCACGCTCAAGGAGATCATTGTCGGCACGGAGGTTGAGAACCTGGATCTTGCCCCCTCGAAGATTACCCTTGCCGAAATTGAAAGCGCCGGGGTAAACGTCGATGCCCCCTATGTGATTCGAGACGCCTTTCAGTCAGTCCCCGAATACGATTTCATCATTATGGATTGCCCGCCAAGCCTTTCCATTTTCACCATCAACGCACTGGTGGCGGCCACACACGTTGTCATCCCTGCACAGGCAGAGAAATTCTCAATCGATGGGATGACCGGGTTGCGCAATACAATCAACTCCATTAAACGGCGTATCAATCCCGATCTCGCTATTGCCGGGGCGCTGCTCACACAGCTGAAGCCTAACACAGTCCTGTCGAAAACGATCATGCCGGTCATCTCGGATTTCTTCCCTGTCTTCAAAACCTCAATCTCAGAGGGTGTTGCGATTGGAGAAAGTCATCTCGCCCGGAAGAATATCTTTATGTATGCCCCGGAATCCAGACAGGCAAAGGAATATCTCACATTCACAGAGGAGTTGATCGGTGAGCTCGAAGCATAA
- a CDS encoding ParB/RepB/Spo0J family partition protein, with protein sequence MSSKHKKLGGLADIFQSESLDGAITKLPIARIRPSEDQPRRDRTHAVDELSESIRRDGLLSPIVVTKEGDTYRVIAGERRFHAVSRLGWKDVECRIISREQRDYFRIALIENLQRENLNAEEEADALIKLKKQEDLSDQELAKLVGKSRNYVTEILSIATLPPEYLEECRSRGLTQKNFLIQAVQAFRKGRHEEFLSAFEGGEIRTVRDAKDFNQERTTTVRSHERKSPATNPAANPPLRIERRGEQIIITTADASSAEQIEKVIRKVLSRPPRD encoded by the coding sequence GTGAGCTCGAAGCATAAAAAATTGGGCGGGCTGGCCGATATCTTCCAGTCAGAGTCCCTGGATGGAGCAATCACAAAGCTTCCCATCGCCCGGATACGTCCATCAGAAGATCAACCGCGTCGGGACAGAACACATGCCGTCGACGAACTGAGCGAGAGTATTCGTCGGGACGGGCTCCTGTCTCCTATCGTAGTGACCAAGGAAGGAGATACCTACAGGGTCATCGCCGGCGAGCGTAGATTCCACGCTGTCAGTCGTCTCGGGTGGAAAGACGTTGAATGCCGGATCATCTCAAGAGAGCAGCGCGACTATTTTCGCATTGCCCTGATCGAGAATCTCCAGCGAGAGAACCTGAACGCAGAAGAAGAAGCCGATGCCCTAATTAAGCTGAAAAAGCAAGAGGACCTGAGCGACCAGGAGCTGGCAAAGCTCGTAGGCAAATCCCGAAACTATGTAACGGAAATCCTCAGTATTGCCACCCTGCCGCCGGAGTATCTTGAAGAATGCCGAAGCCGCGGACTGACTCAGAAGAATTTTCTCATCCAGGCCGTTCAGGCCTTCCGGAAAGGGCGACATGAAGAATTCCTCTCCGCATTCGAAGGCGGAGAGATCCGCACTGTAAGAGATGCAAAGGACTTTAACCAGGAGCGAACGACCACTGTTCGCTCTCATGAAAGGAAAAGCCCCGCAACTAACCCGGCCGCAAATCCGCCTTTAAGGATTGAGAGAAGAGGGGAGCAGATCATCATCACTACTGCAGATGCATCCAGTGCAGAGCAGATAGAAAAGGTTATCCGAAAAGTGCTATCCCGGCCCCCCCGGGACTAA